A stretch of Methylogaea oryzae DNA encodes these proteins:
- a CDS encoding HlyD family type I secretion periplasmic adaptor subunit codes for MFAWLDDLQKPLSSGDDRAFRRLGLWLVFWVFGVFGIWAALAPLNSAALAPGVIAVESYRKTVQHLEGGIIRSIAVHDGDLVVKGQVLAELDDTASRAQLEVFRGQYYIDAAREARLAALRDGLDRVVYPSEWLESGDPRAGEAMQVQNQTFLGRKTAHENEKAVYRRQIEQLQAKLQGLRAQKRGRERLVNSYRSELQDFRSLLEEGFTEKQKVRELERNLADNEGQMGGLQSDIAATELEIGETELKITQLEKELQREVAKELGEVQEHLFELKEKIQSLESTVNRTVVTAPESGMVLGLSVHTLGAVIPPGGNILDIVPQREKLIVEAQVSLTDIDRVKLGQPAEVRFSAFKARETPKTEGRLISLSADRIVDQRNKDVPPYYLARVEVAPESLEKLRKQGLELVPGMPAEVLIGTGSRTLLQYLTQPLSDSFARSFIED; via the coding sequence ATGTTCGCTTGGTTGGATGATTTGCAAAAGCCGCTGTCCAGCGGAGACGATCGCGCTTTCCGGCGCCTGGGGCTATGGCTGGTGTTCTGGGTTTTCGGCGTGTTCGGCATTTGGGCCGCGCTGGCGCCTTTAAACAGCGCCGCGCTGGCGCCCGGCGTGATCGCCGTCGAGTCTTATCGCAAGACGGTGCAGCACTTGGAAGGGGGCATCATCCGCTCCATCGCCGTGCACGACGGCGATTTGGTCGTCAAGGGCCAGGTCCTGGCGGAGCTGGACGACACCGCGTCCCGCGCCCAGTTGGAGGTATTCCGCGGCCAGTACTACATCGACGCCGCCCGCGAAGCGCGCTTGGCGGCTTTGCGCGACGGGCTGGATCGGGTCGTTTACCCGAGCGAGTGGCTGGAGTCCGGCGATCCTCGCGCCGGCGAGGCCATGCAGGTGCAAAACCAAACGTTTCTAGGGCGCAAGACCGCGCACGAAAACGAAAAAGCCGTTTACCGCCGCCAGATCGAGCAGTTGCAGGCCAAATTGCAGGGCTTGCGCGCGCAGAAACGCGGCCGCGAGCGCCTGGTGAACTCTTACCGCAGCGAGTTGCAGGATTTCCGCAGCTTGCTGGAAGAAGGCTTCACGGAAAAGCAAAAAGTGCGCGAGCTGGAGCGCAACTTGGCGGACAACGAAGGCCAAATGGGCGGCTTGCAGTCGGATATCGCCGCCACGGAGTTGGAAATCGGCGAAACCGAGTTGAAAATCACGCAGTTGGAGAAGGAGTTGCAGCGCGAGGTCGCCAAGGAACTGGGCGAAGTGCAGGAACATTTGTTCGAGCTGAAAGAAAAAATCCAATCCCTGGAGTCGACCGTCAACCGCACCGTGGTCACCGCCCCGGAGTCCGGCATGGTCCTGGGCTTGTCCGTGCACACCCTCGGCGCGGTCATTCCGCCGGGAGGCAATATCTTGGACATCGTGCCGCAAAGGGAAAAGCTGATTGTCGAGGCGCAAGTGTCGCTGACCGACATCGACCGGGTTAAACTGGGCCAGCCTGCGGAGGTGCGCTTCAGCGCGTTCAAGGCGAGGGAAACGCCGAAAACCGAGGGCCGGCTCATCAGCCTGTCGGCCGACCGTATCGTCGACCAGCGCAACAAAGACGTGCCGCCTTATTATCTTGCCCGCGTCGAGGTGGCGCCGGAGAGCCTTGAGAAATTACGGAAACAAGGCTTGGAATTGGTGCCCGGTATGCCCGCCGAAGTATTGATCGGCACGGGCTCGCGCACTTTGTTGCAGTATTTGACTCAACCGTTGAGCGACAGTTTTGCGCGCTCCTTTATCGAAGACTAA
- a CDS encoding TolC family protein — translation MWLRRIVLVVSLSAVAGDNVWATDLLELYEQTLATHPLIKGHEFSIEKAEAEKDQALSKLLPQVSAVGNLSWNEMTQPQTNTTTRQTSSQTNQYEGTRGIVQAKQALFDLPSFLRWQGAKSVVLQSEQELEAARMSVSADLVVRYLDTLQAEDELRYLQGEKALTEGDMKRIRRMHELKLVQVTDLYEVEAYYQSLLSKELEAAGVREIALEKLHETSGTPVTAIQPLNEALLPPLSGDVNQWVADALSGHPSVLALSHSIEAAQKLIYGAHMEHAPQVALQVSETYADNGGYDNRQLPHYNVGTVGLQLNVPIYSGGAVEAGARNAVANYHQSLEKRTEKLREIERETRTAYVQARTWRARIESSEQEVKAREKARDAQQRSYELGVTTIVDVLESKKNWLKALFEHAKARYEFIRSLVALKLWRGTLDRPDIEEINAWLDRRNVAVSAR, via the coding sequence ATGTGGTTGCGGCGTATTGTATTGGTCGTATCGTTGTCGGCCGTTGCCGGGGATAACGTTTGGGCCACGGATTTGTTGGAACTGTACGAGCAAACCCTGGCCACCCATCCGCTCATCAAGGGGCACGAGTTCTCCATCGAAAAAGCCGAGGCCGAAAAAGACCAGGCGCTCAGCAAATTGCTGCCGCAAGTGTCGGCCGTCGGCAATTTGTCGTGGAACGAGATGACGCAACCCCAGACCAATACGACCACCCGGCAAACGTCTTCCCAAACCAACCAGTACGAAGGCACGCGCGGCATCGTTCAGGCCAAGCAGGCGCTGTTCGACCTGCCGTCTTTTTTGCGTTGGCAGGGCGCCAAATCGGTAGTGCTGCAATCGGAACAGGAACTGGAAGCCGCCCGCATGAGCGTCAGCGCGGATCTGGTCGTCCGTTACCTGGATACGCTGCAGGCGGAAGACGAGCTGCGTTACCTGCAAGGGGAAAAGGCGCTGACCGAAGGCGACATGAAGCGCATCCGTCGCATGCACGAGCTGAAATTGGTGCAGGTGACCGATCTATACGAGGTCGAAGCCTATTACCAATCCTTGCTGAGCAAAGAGTTGGAGGCGGCCGGGGTCCGCGAAATCGCGTTGGAAAAACTCCACGAAACCAGCGGTACGCCGGTTACCGCCATACAGCCGCTGAACGAAGCGCTGTTGCCGCCGCTGTCCGGCGACGTCAACCAGTGGGTGGCGGATGCGCTCAGCGGCCATCCTAGCGTACTGGCCTTGAGCCATTCCATCGAGGCGGCGCAAAAGCTCATCTACGGCGCCCATATGGAACACGCGCCGCAGGTGGCTTTGCAGGTGTCCGAAACCTATGCCGACAACGGCGGTTACGATAACCGGCAATTGCCGCACTACAACGTCGGCACCGTGGGATTGCAGTTGAACGTGCCCATCTATTCGGGCGGCGCGGTCGAGGCCGGCGCGAGGAACGCGGTCGCCAACTACCATCAAAGCCTGGAAAAACGCACGGAAAAATTGCGCGAGATCGAGCGCGAGACCCGCACCGCCTACGTGCAGGCGCGCACTTGGCGGGCGCGCATCGAATCCAGCGAGCAAGAGGTGAAAGCCCGCGAAAAAGCCAGGGACGCGCAGCAGAGAAGCTACGAATTGGGCGTGACCACCATCGTGGACGTGCTGGAGTCCAAGAAGAATTGGCTGAAGGCGTTGTTCGAGCACGCCAAGGCCCGCTACGAATTTATCCGCTCCCTGGTGGCTTTGAAGCTCTGGCGCGGAACACTGGACCGGCCGGATATCGAAGAAATCAACGCTTGGCTGGACCGGCGCAACGTGGCGGTTTCCGCGCGCTGA
- a CDS encoding helix-turn-helix transcriptional regulator — MPDKFPPIVSAASGQGPVAIPVVDRRGQSRRAQDRVIDDLHSTFSSSHCHTCLERMSDAALLLDSEMRVLFMSPSFRSMVQTPDELFVLAPKFGLRDPADARRLAELLSAPSQDNEKPCLMLHEGGSPIPLLLTVFRLPKPKTPDLGNVASFLILLRDSSRFPQQQWQLFIDQFQLTSAEARLCRALADGLTLSGYCEQWRVTANTARSQLKDIFAKTSTRRQVDLTRLIFLFTRG, encoded by the coding sequence ATGCCCGATAAATTCCCCCCCATAGTCAGCGCCGCCTCGGGTCAAGGCCCGGTCGCGATTCCTGTTGTCGATCGGCGCGGCCAGTCGCGGCGCGCGCAAGACCGCGTGATCGACGACCTGCATTCGACGTTTTCCAGTTCCCATTGCCATACGTGCCTGGAGCGCATGAGCGACGCCGCGCTGTTGCTGGACAGCGAAATGCGGGTTTTATTTATGTCGCCGTCGTTCCGCTCCATGGTGCAAACGCCCGATGAGCTGTTCGTATTGGCGCCGAAATTCGGTTTGCGCGATCCCGCCGACGCCAGGCGCCTGGCGGAGCTTTTGTCCGCGCCCTCCCAGGACAACGAAAAGCCCTGCTTGATGCTGCACGAGGGGGGGAGCCCCATTCCCTTGCTGTTGACGGTGTTTCGCTTGCCCAAGCCCAAAACGCCCGACCTCGGCAACGTAGCGAGCTTTTTGATCCTGTTGCGCGACTCGTCCCGCTTCCCGCAACAGCAATGGCAGCTGTTCATCGATCAATTCCAGCTGACTTCGGCGGAGGCCCGCCTGTGCCGTGCCTTGGCGGACGGGTTGACGCTCAGCGGCTACTGCGAGCAATGGCGCGTCACCGCCAACACGGCCCGCAGCCAGCTTAAGGACATTTTCGCCAAGACGTCCACGCGGCGCCAGGTGGACCTGACCCGGCTGATTTTTCTGTTCACCCGTGGATAA
- a CDS encoding VCBS domain-containing protein → MAAQTTIKVATITGAAKDDSFSLTEDSNVSNLNVLSNDPGSAKIYSLAQNTSGLTSTSQYPVVNSLTLASGASISINPDGTIHYDAAGIKGLQSLAAGETYTDTFTYTIRMANGALSTATATVTIVGENDAPVITNATSELVGSVQEDNKTSVSGQLSATDVDHGATQTWSVQGSAAGTYGNLAVDSTGKWTYSLNNDSSNVQSLAAGEHHTESFTVRVTDDKGAFVDQTVTVTVNGTNDAPVVSGAVTGAATEDGASSSLNALANASDVDHNTTLNVTNVPTTLPAGVSYDAGTHTFTLNPGNAAYQSLAQGETTTVTVNYSVSDGITSTPATASWTVTGTNDAPVVSGAVTGTATEDGASSSLNALANASDVDNNTTLSVTDVPSTLPAGVSFDAQTNTFTLNPGNAAYQSLAQGETTTVTVNYSVSDGITSTPATASWTVTGTNDAPVVSGAVTGTATEDGASSSLNALANASDVDNNTTLSVTDVPSTLPAGVSFDAQTNTFTLNPGNAAYQSLAQGETTTVTVNYSVSDGITSTPATASWTVTGTNDAPVIDAGSVATGSVQEDVKTAVSGQLTATDVDNGATQSWSVQGSADGTYGSLAVDGTGQWTYTLHNSAANVQALAAGESHTETFTVRVADEHGAYSDQTVNVTVTGSNDAAAISGTNAGSVIEDGTTLASGTLGVLDKDAGQSTFAGVSGSQLHGDYGNFTFDAGTGEWTYALRNGDANVQALGAGTVVHDSLTVTSLDGSASKVITVDVNGTNDVATITGTNTGAVKEDVTLTAAGDLDVTDVDSGQSTFAAVSDTALHGTYGNFTFNSGTGAWTYSLRNADANVQNLKSGEFYHDTLLVQSADLSASTLIDVTVGGTDDVTSDTFRVSNGNGNSQQVMISGFDNNDFVQYSKSLAWRGDVSLQDVNGDGKQDLVTHFDVTNGRAATTEVVLLGYEQTADIASHLVQSTTF, encoded by the coding sequence ATGGCCGCTCAAACTACCATCAAAGTCGCTACGATCACCGGCGCAGCCAAGGACGACTCCTTTTCGCTGACTGAGGACTCCAACGTTTCCAACCTCAATGTGCTGAGCAACGATCCGGGTTCCGCCAAAATCTATTCGCTGGCGCAAAACACTTCCGGCCTGACCTCCACCAGCCAGTATCCGGTCGTCAATAGCCTGACCCTGGCCAGCGGCGCCTCCATCAGCATCAACCCGGACGGCACCATTCATTACGACGCGGCCGGCATCAAGGGGCTGCAGAGCCTCGCCGCAGGCGAAACGTACACCGATACGTTCACCTACACGATCCGCATGGCGAACGGCGCGCTGAGCACCGCCACCGCCACCGTCACCATCGTGGGCGAGAACGATGCGCCGGTCATCACCAACGCCACCAGCGAGCTGGTGGGCAGCGTGCAAGAAGACAACAAAACCTCGGTCAGCGGCCAGCTTTCCGCCACCGACGTGGACCACGGCGCCACCCAAACCTGGAGCGTACAAGGCTCCGCCGCGGGCACCTACGGCAACTTGGCCGTGGACAGCACCGGCAAGTGGACCTATAGCCTCAACAACGATTCCTCCAACGTACAGTCCCTGGCGGCAGGCGAGCACCACACCGAAAGCTTCACGGTGCGTGTCACCGACGACAAAGGCGCTTTCGTGGACCAGACGGTTACTGTTACCGTCAACGGCACCAACGACGCGCCGGTGGTCAGCGGCGCGGTGACGGGCGCAGCGACGGAAGACGGCGCCAGCTCCAGCCTGAACGCCCTGGCCAACGCCAGTGACGTGGACCACAACACGACGCTGAATGTGACGAATGTGCCGACGACTTTGCCGGCAGGCGTCAGCTACGACGCCGGCACCCACACCTTCACCCTGAACCCGGGCAACGCGGCGTACCAGTCCCTGGCGCAAGGCGAAACGACCACGGTGACGGTGAACTACAGCGTGAGCGACGGCATCACCAGCACGCCGGCCACGGCAAGCTGGACGGTGACGGGCACCAACGACGCGCCGGTGGTGAGCGGCGCAGTGACGGGCACGGCGACGGAAGACGGCGCTAGCTCCAGCCTGAACGCCCTGGCCAACGCCAGCGACGTGGACAACAACACGACGCTGAGCGTGACGGACGTGCCGTCCACGCTGCCGGCGGGCGTCAGCTTCGACGCGCAAACCAACACCTTCACCCTGAACCCGGGCAACGCGGCGTACCAGTCCCTGGCGCAAGGCGAAACGACCACGGTGACGGTGAACTACAGCGTGAGCGACGGCATCACCAGCACGCCGGCCACGGCGAGCTGGACGGTGACGGGCACCAACGACGCGCCGGTGGTGAGCGGCGCAGTGACGGGCACGGCGACGGAAGACGGCGCTAGCTCCAGCCTGAACGCCCTGGCCAACGCCAGCGACGTGGACAACAACACGACGCTGAGCGTGACGGACGTGCCGTCCACGCTGCCGGCGGGCGTCAGCTTCGACGCGCAAACCAACACCTTCACCCTGAACCCGGGCAACGCGGCGTACCAGTCCCTGGCGCAAGGCGAAACGACCACGGTGACGGTGAACTACAGCGTGAGCGACGGCATCACCAGCACGCCGGCCACGGCAAGCTGGACGGTGACGGGCACCAACGACGCACCGGTGATTGACGCCGGTAGCGTGGCGACGGGCAGTGTGCAGGAGGATGTGAAGACCGCGGTCAGCGGCCAGCTGACGGCGACCGACGTGGATAACGGCGCGACCCAGAGCTGGAGCGTGCAGGGTTCCGCCGACGGCACCTACGGCAGCCTGGCGGTGGACGGCACCGGCCAATGGACTTACACCCTTCACAACAGCGCAGCCAACGTGCAGGCTTTGGCGGCCGGCGAGAGCCACACCGAAACCTTCACGGTGCGGGTGGCCGACGAACACGGCGCTTATTCCGACCAGACGGTCAACGTTACCGTAACCGGCAGCAACGACGCGGCGGCGATCAGCGGCACGAATGCCGGCTCGGTGATCGAAGACGGCACGACCCTGGCCAGCGGCACTTTGGGCGTATTGGACAAGGACGCCGGTCAAAGCACGTTTGCCGGCGTTAGCGGCAGCCAACTGCACGGCGATTACGGCAACTTCACGTTCGACGCCGGCACCGGCGAATGGACCTACGCTCTGCGCAACGGCGATGCCAATGTCCAGGCGTTGGGCGCCGGTACGGTGGTTCACGATTCGTTGACGGTGACTTCGCTGGACGGTAGCGCCAGCAAGGTGATCACCGTCGACGTCAACGGCACCAACGACGTCGCGACGATTACCGGCACCAACACCGGTGCGGTTAAAGAAGATGTCACGCTCACCGCCGCGGGCGACTTGGACGTGACCGACGTGGACAGCGGCCAAAGCACGTTCGCTGCGGTCAGCGATACGGCGCTGCACGGCACCTACGGCAACTTCACGTTCAATTCGGGCACCGGCGCGTGGACCTATTCCCTGCGCAACGCCGATGCGAACGTGCAAAACTTGAAATCCGGCGAGTTCTACCACGACACGCTGCTGGTGCAGTCGGCAGACCTCAGCGCATCCACGCTGATCGACGTGACCGTGGGCGGCACCGACGACGTGACGAGCGATACGTTCAGAGTGTCGAACGGCAACGGCAACAGCCAGCAAGTGATGATCTCCGGGTTCGATAACAACGACTTCGTCCAGTACTCCAAGAGCCTGGCTTGGCGCGGCGATGTGTCGTTGCAAGACGTGAACGGCGACGGCAAGCAAGACCTGGTCACGCATTTCGACGTTACCAACGGCAGAGCCGCGACGACGGAAGTCGTGCTGTTGGGCTACGAGCAAACCGCCGATATCGCTAGCCACTTGGTGCAGAGCACAACCTTCTAA
- a CDS encoding cytidylyltransferase domain-containing protein produces MLDDKRYLAVIPARAGSKGLPGKNLLPLGGKPMIAWSIEAASASRYLDKVIVSSEDEGILSVGRRWGADVPFVRPQELAEDGTPGIDVVLHACRAVPGYDYVVLLQPTSPLRSAEDIDRAIELCRDAGAPVCVSVTKPEKSPYWMYFVDEAGHMAPVVDAGRLPALRQALPEAYALNGAVYVARIDWLERERSFLTAETVAYVMPRERSVDIDTAMDFKLAEALIA; encoded by the coding sequence ATGTTGGACGATAAACGCTATCTGGCCGTCATTCCGGCCCGCGCCGGCAGCAAGGGCTTGCCGGGCAAGAACTTGCTGCCGCTGGGCGGCAAGCCCATGATCGCCTGGAGCATTGAAGCGGCCTCGGCTTCCCGCTACCTGGATAAGGTGATCGTCTCGTCGGAAGACGAGGGCATTCTGTCCGTGGGCCGCCGGTGGGGAGCAGACGTGCCGTTCGTGCGTCCGCAGGAGCTGGCGGAGGACGGCACGCCGGGCATCGACGTGGTGCTGCACGCTTGCCGCGCCGTGCCCGGCTACGATTACGTGGTGCTGTTGCAGCCCACTTCGCCCTTGCGCAGCGCGGAAGACATCGACCGGGCCATCGAGCTATGCCGCGATGCCGGCGCGCCGGTGTGCGTCAGCGTCACCAAGCCGGAGAAGTCTCCCTACTGGATGTACTTTGTGGACGAAGCCGGCCACATGGCGCCGGTGGTGGACGCCGGCCGGCTGCCGGCTTTGCGCCAGGCGTTGCCGGAGGCTTATGCGCTCAACGGCGCGGTGTACGTGGCGCGCATCGACTGGCTGGAACGCGAGCGGTCGTTCCTGACGGCGGAAACGGTGGCCTATGTCATGCCGCGCGAACGTTCGGTGGACATCGACACGGCGATGGATTTCAAGCTGGCCGAGGCTTTGATCGCTTAA
- a CDS encoding 6-hydroxymethylpterin diphosphokinase MptE-like protein: protein MSSSVSREFEALVSNIPDIGKQWHGDSLLENARRNLPYCRKSLKDLPPLEGAKARSGIVISAGPSLHRTDALHKIKASGYPGALIAVDGAYVKCLKAGLVPDYVVTLDPHPTRVVRWFGDPNFEENARHDDYFARQDLDVDFRANSIRHNNENIELIDRHAALSKLVICTSSSQTVVERAEQAGFDAYWWNPLVDDPRSPDSVTRQLHGINRLPCMNTGGTVGTAAWVFADAILRIPELAVIGMDLGYPGDTPIHMTQTYYELHDHVESPEELEKLFPRFTFPLNGDHYYTDPTYFWYRKNLLELLEQSSATTVNCSEGGTLFGPKIACLRLSEYLERHAHG, encoded by the coding sequence GTGAGTTCTTCCGTGAGCCGGGAGTTCGAGGCGCTGGTCTCGAACATCCCGGATATCGGCAAACAGTGGCATGGCGACAGCCTGCTGGAAAACGCCCGCCGCAACCTGCCTTACTGCCGCAAGAGCCTCAAGGATCTGCCGCCGCTGGAAGGCGCCAAGGCGCGCAGCGGCATCGTCATCAGCGCCGGCCCTAGCCTGCATCGCACCGACGCGCTGCACAAGATCAAGGCGTCCGGCTATCCCGGCGCCCTCATCGCGGTGGACGGCGCCTACGTCAAATGCCTCAAGGCCGGCCTCGTCCCCGACTATGTCGTGACCCTGGATCCCCATCCCACCCGGGTGGTGCGCTGGTTCGGCGATCCCAATTTCGAGGAAAACGCCCGCCACGACGACTATTTCGCGCGGCAGGACTTGGACGTGGATTTCCGCGCCAATTCCATCCGCCACAACAACGAAAACATCGAACTGATCGACCGCCACGCGGCCTTGTCCAAGCTGGTGATCTGCACCTCTTCCTCGCAAACAGTGGTGGAACGGGCGGAGCAGGCCGGCTTCGACGCCTATTGGTGGAACCCACTGGTGGACGATCCGCGCAGCCCCGACAGCGTCACCCGCCAGCTGCACGGCATCAACCGGCTGCCCTGCATGAACACCGGCGGCACCGTGGGCACGGCCGCCTGGGTGTTCGCCGACGCCATCCTGCGCATTCCCGAACTGGCGGTGATCGGCATGGATCTGGGGTATCCGGGCGATACGCCCATCCACATGACGCAGACCTATTACGAGCTGCACGATCACGTGGAATCGCCGGAGGAGCTGGAAAAGCTGTTCCCCCGCTTTACCTTCCCCCTGAACGGCGACCACTACTACACCGATCCCACTTATTTCTGGTATCGCAAAAACCTGCTGGAATTGCTCGAACAATCTTCCGCCACCACGGTCAATTGTTCTGAAGGCGGTACCCTGTTCGGGCCGAAAATCGCCTGCCTCCGTTTGTCCGAATACCTGGAGCGACACGCCCATGGCTAA
- a CDS encoding B12-binding domain-containing radical SAM protein: MAKVLFINPVVREEDVPRHIPYGIALLAAIAQRDGHLVQVYDANAWRQGWDVLEQVCDADDWDVVAIGGLTTTYRYIKKACRIIRAKLPKVRLVAGGGFFTSMPLEIMEWMPQIDVGVVGEAFVTFPEILRKVDAGDFDFSNTLGVAYRNAQGKGVLTGVRPNIPDIDVLPWPAWDLFPLDEIYFKNSANLFSEEAFTSKRRIDVNGSFGCRMVCRYCWHLGTTGDMLIEKTDSGANDVVFTYGRNIRYHSPRYIVDMVKHLKQTYDIDYASFIDENLMTMDAASRGTWLKELCALWIAEGLQPTCRRDGVPHDEHCRGVHWNGTSHAGLHNLETLRIMHQAGCSHLVYGLESFDPLIMKNLGKGSNPQKNADSVDICLQSGIKPIPNIIIGFPEESFDSVRNTIVALKKLGITCKPHFATPYPGSEWYYTYKDSIIEQYDGNLEAFIEDLGDASKISAVICHKFSAMELLGLQQIVHQKDLRLLDQAEKHWATADQVTHPVAVPRQSFNFQRSTAATPLATTDEVAS; the protein is encoded by the coding sequence ATGGCTAAAGTGCTGTTCATCAACCCGGTGGTGCGGGAAGAAGACGTGCCCCGTCACATTCCCTACGGTATCGCCCTGCTGGCGGCCATCGCCCAGCGCGACGGCCACCTCGTGCAGGTTTACGACGCCAACGCCTGGCGCCAGGGTTGGGATGTGCTGGAGCAGGTGTGCGATGCGGACGACTGGGACGTGGTGGCCATCGGCGGCCTCACCACCACCTACCGCTACATCAAGAAGGCCTGCCGCATCATCCGCGCCAAGCTGCCGAAAGTCCGCCTGGTGGCGGGCGGCGGCTTTTTCACCAGCATGCCGCTGGAGATCATGGAGTGGATGCCGCAGATCGACGTGGGCGTGGTGGGAGAGGCTTTCGTCACTTTCCCGGAAATCCTGCGCAAGGTGGACGCGGGCGATTTCGACTTTTCCAACACCTTGGGCGTGGCCTATCGCAATGCCCAGGGGAAAGGCGTCCTAACCGGCGTCAGGCCCAATATCCCGGACATCGACGTATTGCCCTGGCCGGCCTGGGACTTGTTCCCCCTGGACGAAATCTACTTCAAGAACTCCGCCAATCTGTTCAGCGAAGAGGCCTTCACTTCCAAGCGCCGCATCGACGTGAACGGCAGCTTCGGTTGCCGCATGGTTTGCCGTTACTGCTGGCACCTGGGCACCACCGGCGACATGCTCATCGAGAAGACCGACAGCGGGGCCAACGATGTGGTGTTCACCTACGGCCGCAACATCCGCTACCACTCGCCGCGCTATATCGTCGACATGGTCAAGCACCTGAAGCAGACCTACGACATCGACTACGCCTCCTTCATCGACGAAAACCTCATGACCATGGATGCCGCCAGCCGCGGCACCTGGTTGAAGGAACTGTGCGCCCTGTGGATCGCCGAAGGCCTGCAGCCCACCTGCCGCCGCGACGGCGTGCCCCACGACGAGCACTGCCGCGGCGTGCACTGGAACGGCACCAGCCACGCCGGCCTGCACAACCTGGAAACCCTGCGCATCATGCACCAGGCGGGCTGTTCCCATCTGGTGTACGGCCTGGAATCCTTCGACCCGCTGATCATGAAAAACCTGGGCAAGGGCTCCAATCCGCAAAAGAACGCCGACAGCGTGGACATCTGCCTGCAATCGGGCATCAAGCCCATCCCCAACATCATCATCGGCTTCCCCGAGGAAAGCTTCGACAGCGTGCGCAACACCATCGTCGCGCTGAAAAAGCTGGGCATCACTTGCAAGCCCCATTTCGCCACGCCTTATCCCGGTTCGGAGTGGTATTACACCTACAAGGATTCCATCATCGAGCAGTACGACGGCAATTTGGAAGCCTTTATCGAGGACCTGGGCGACGCCAGCAAAATTTCCGCCGTCATCTGCCACAAGTTCTCCGCCATGGAGCTGCTGGGCTTGCAGCAAATCGTGCACCAGAAGGATTTGCGCCTGCTGGACCAGGCGGAAAAGCATTGGGCCACGGCGGACCAAGTGACCCACCCGGTGGCCGTGCCGCGCCAATCCTTCAACTTCCAGCGCTCCACGGCGGCGACGCCGCTGGCGACGACCGACGAAGTCGCGTCGTAG
- a CDS encoding pyridoxal phosphate-dependent aminotransferase, protein MNIQLSDRVQAIKPSPTLAITARANALKAAGKDIIGLGAGEPDFDTPQHIKDAAIKAIENGFTKYTAVGGTPGLKQAIVDKFQRENGFSYQTNQVLVSCGGKQSFYNLAQAYINPGDEVIVPAPYWVSYPDMVLLAGGVPVIIAAPQSQGFKITPDQLRAAITPKTKLFVINSPSNPSGAAYSLDELKALGAVLKDFPHVLIATDDMYEHIVWKEGGFCNILNACPELYDRMMVLNGVSKAYSMTGWRIGYCAGPKDLIAAMENIQSQSTSNPTSISQVAAETALNGDQGFIRDMVKAFKERHDYVVSELNSIDGLECLETDGTFYAFPSAHRLMERLGLENDLALTELLIENGVAIVPGSAFGCDGNIRLSIATSMSNLQKAMERMKKALA, encoded by the coding sequence ATGAACATCCAACTTTCCGACCGCGTCCAGGCCATCAAGCCCTCCCCCACCCTGGCTATCACCGCCCGCGCCAACGCCTTGAAGGCGGCCGGCAAGGACATCATCGGCCTCGGCGCCGGCGAGCCGGATTTCGATACGCCGCAGCACATCAAAGACGCGGCCATCAAAGCCATCGAAAACGGCTTCACCAAATACACGGCGGTGGGCGGAACGCCTGGCCTGAAACAGGCCATCGTGGACAAGTTCCAGCGGGAAAACGGTTTCAGCTACCAGACCAACCAGGTGCTGGTTTCCTGCGGCGGCAAGCAGAGCTTCTACAATCTGGCCCAGGCCTACATCAATCCGGGCGACGAGGTGATCGTGCCGGCGCCCTATTGGGTGTCCTACCCGGACATGGTGCTGCTGGCCGGCGGCGTGCCGGTGATTATAGCGGCCCCGCAAAGCCAGGGTTTCAAAATCACGCCGGATCAGCTGCGCGCGGCCATCACGCCGAAGACCAAGCTGTTCGTCATCAACAGCCCGTCCAACCCCTCCGGCGCGGCCTACAGCTTGGACGAACTCAAAGCGCTGGGCGCGGTGCTGAAGGACTTCCCCCACGTGCTCATCGCCACCGACGACATGTACGAGCACATCGTCTGGAAGGAAGGCGGCTTCTGCAACATCCTCAACGCCTGCCCGGAACTGTACGACCGGATGATGGTGTTGAACGGCGTGTCCAAAGCCTATTCCATGACCGGCTGGCGCATCGGCTATTGCGCCGGTCCCAAGGACTTGATCGCCGCCATGGAGAACATCCAGTCGCAGAGCACCTCCAACCCCACCTCCATTTCCCAGGTGGCGGCGGAAACGGCCCTCAACGGCGACCAGGGCTTCATCCGCGACATGGTGAAGGCGTTCAAGGAACGCCACGACTACGTGGTGAGCGAACTGAACAGCATCGACGGCCTGGAATGCCTGGAAACCGACGGCACCTTCTACGCCTTCCCCAGCGCCCACCGCCTGATGGAACGGCTGGGGCTGGAGAACGACCTGGCGCTGACCGAGCTGTTGATCGAAAACGGCGTCGCCATCGTGCCCGGCTCCGCCTTCGGCTGCGACGGCAACATCCGTTTGTCCATCGCCACCAGCATGAGCAATCTGCAAAAGGCCATGGAACGCATGAAGAAGGCGCTGGCGTAG